Proteins from one Longimicrobium sp. genomic window:
- a CDS encoding Fic family protein produces MTPDDSVENAELLEVETLIASNPDGIGRQALEAAFAETFGRTIGYRTLLRRLRSLMDQDRVRTAGDGNRLVYVPGPALVLEAPAPEDGYVPISREGARVRALVRRPLMERRPVGYDRGFVEAYRPGKTWYLPRQLREQLHEMGRTPDGERPAGTYAREIFSRLLVDLSWASSRLEGNTYTRLDTLNLLEFGQRADGKELAEAQMILNHKAAIELLVSRADRIGFDLFTFQNLHAALSENLLADPGDEGRLRTRIVEISGTPYLPLAIPQAVEDCFRLVLARAGAIPDPFEQAFFVMVHVPYLQPFADVNKRTSRLGANIPLIKANLCPLSFVDVPERAYVEATLGVYELTRVDLLRDVFVWAYQRSCAQYRVARDAVGEPDPLRMRYRRELGTVVHEMVRAGEPPRMGLIRAWAEEHAVPAADVEAFTERALTLLVSLHEGNLHRYDLRISEFAAWKAKFHAPD; encoded by the coding sequence ATGACTCCTGACGATTCGGTCGAGAACGCCGAACTGCTCGAGGTCGAGACCTTGATCGCGTCGAACCCCGACGGGATCGGACGTCAGGCGTTGGAAGCGGCGTTCGCGGAGACATTCGGCCGTACGATCGGGTATCGCACTCTCCTTCGGCGGCTGCGCTCGCTGATGGACCAGGACCGCGTGCGCACCGCCGGCGATGGGAACCGTCTCGTATACGTCCCCGGCCCGGCGTTGGTGCTGGAGGCACCCGCGCCGGAGGACGGCTACGTGCCCATCTCCCGCGAGGGCGCGCGGGTGCGGGCGCTGGTCCGGCGGCCGCTGATGGAGCGCAGGCCGGTGGGATACGACCGCGGCTTCGTGGAGGCCTACCGGCCGGGGAAGACGTGGTATCTGCCCCGCCAGCTTCGCGAGCAGCTGCACGAGATGGGTCGCACCCCCGACGGTGAGCGGCCGGCCGGAACGTACGCGCGTGAGATCTTCAGCCGGCTGCTGGTGGACCTGTCGTGGGCGTCGAGCCGGCTGGAGGGGAACACCTACACCCGGCTGGACACGCTGAACCTGCTGGAGTTCGGCCAGCGCGCGGACGGGAAGGAGCTGGCCGAGGCGCAGATGATCCTGAACCACAAAGCCGCCATCGAGCTGCTGGTCTCGCGGGCGGACCGCATCGGGTTCGACCTCTTCACCTTCCAGAACCTCCACGCCGCGCTGTCCGAGAACCTGCTGGCCGATCCGGGCGACGAGGGACGGCTGCGCACGCGCATCGTGGAGATCTCGGGCACCCCGTACCTTCCCCTCGCCATTCCGCAGGCGGTCGAGGACTGCTTCCGCCTCGTCCTGGCGAGGGCCGGCGCCATCCCCGACCCCTTCGAGCAGGCGTTCTTCGTGATGGTGCACGTGCCGTATCTCCAGCCGTTCGCCGACGTGAACAAGCGGACGTCGCGGCTGGGCGCCAACATCCCGCTGATCAAGGCCAATCTCTGCCCGCTCTCCTTCGTGGACGTGCCGGAGCGCGCGTACGTCGAGGCCACGCTGGGCGTGTACGAGCTCACGCGCGTGGACCTGCTGCGCGACGTGTTCGTGTGGGCGTACCAGCGGTCGTGCGCGCAGTACCGCGTGGCGCGCGACGCCGTCGGCGAGCCGGACCCGCTGCGCATGCGCTACCGCCGCGAGCTGGGCACCGTAGTGCACGAGATGGTGCGCGCGGGCGAGCCGCCGCGCATGGGGCTGATCCGCGCGTGGGCGGAGGAACACGCCGTCCCCGCCGCGGACGTGGAGGCCTTCACCGAACGCGCGCTCACGCTGCTGGTGAGCCTGCACGAGGGCAACCTGCACCGCTACGATCTGCGCATCAGCGAGTTCGCCGCGTGGAAGGCAAAGTTCCACGCGCCGGATTGA
- a CDS encoding GNAT family N-acetyltransferase yields MPIAFEVRAVLDVVARDGGLGGLLLAERSVDAPYLKNYDALDGGPAGWAARFDVSSWGLLVARSGRRVIGGAAIAFDTAGVEMLEGRRDLAVLWDLRVAPEARGRGAGSALFRAAEAWAAARGCRRMKIETQNVNVPACRFYAARGCVLGAIHRFAYPGLPHEAQLLWYRELAPAE; encoded by the coding sequence GTGCCGATCGCGTTCGAGGTGCGCGCGGTGCTCGACGTGGTGGCGCGCGACGGCGGGCTGGGCGGGCTGCTGCTGGCGGAGCGGAGCGTGGATGCGCCGTATCTCAAGAACTACGATGCGCTGGACGGCGGGCCGGCCGGGTGGGCGGCGCGCTTCGACGTATCGAGCTGGGGATTGCTCGTGGCGCGGTCCGGCCGGCGCGTGATCGGCGGGGCGGCGATCGCGTTCGATACGGCGGGGGTGGAGATGCTGGAGGGGCGGCGCGACCTGGCCGTGCTCTGGGACCTCCGCGTGGCGCCGGAGGCGCGCGGGCGCGGCGCCGGCTCGGCGCTCTTCCGCGCGGCGGAGGCATGGGCGGCGGCGCGCGGGTGCCGGCGGATGAAGATCGAGACGCAGAACGTGAACGTCCCCGCGTGCCGGTTCTACGCGGCGCGGGGATGCGTGCTCGGCGCCATCCACCGGTTCGCGTATCCCGGTCTCCCGCACGAGGCGCAGCTGTTGTGGTATCGCGAGCTCGCGCCGGCCGAGTGA
- a CDS encoding GNAT family N-acetyltransferase: MTVVETERLVLREFTPEDAEFILRLLNEPSFIANIADRGVRTTDDAAAYLTDGPIRSYAAHGHGLWLVALKEAGMQPIGMCGLLRREQFEDVDLGYAFLPEFWSRGFAFEAAAAVLEYGKRSLGLARAIALVAPHNAGSIRLLEKLGFAFSSHVQMKPGAPDTAVYELPSL; encoded by the coding sequence ATGACCGTGGTCGAGACCGAGCGGCTGGTACTGCGAGAGTTCACGCCCGAGGACGCGGAGTTCATCCTGCGGCTGCTGAACGAGCCGTCGTTCATCGCGAACATCGCCGACCGCGGCGTGCGAACGACGGACGACGCCGCCGCGTACCTTACCGACGGCCCCATCCGCAGCTACGCGGCGCACGGGCACGGGCTGTGGCTGGTCGCGCTGAAGGAGGCGGGGATGCAGCCGATCGGGATGTGCGGGCTGCTCCGCCGCGAGCAGTTCGAGGACGTGGACCTGGGCTACGCCTTTCTCCCCGAGTTCTGGTCGCGCGGGTTTGCGTTCGAGGCGGCGGCGGCGGTGCTGGAGTACGGCAAGCGCTCGCTGGGGCTGGCGCGCGCGATCGCCCTGGTGGCGCCGCACAACGCGGGCTCCATCCGCCTGCTGGAGAAGCTCGGGTTCGCCTTCTCCAGCCACGTGCAGATGAAGCCCGGCGCGCCCGACACGGCGGTCTACGAGCTCCCGAGCCTCTGA
- the htpG gene encoding molecular chaperone HtpG — translation MSEQAQQFAFQAEVQRLLDLVIHSLYTHKEIFLRELVSNASDAIDRLRFEALTRPELLPQDHEPKIRLVPDRENRTLTIEDDGIGMTRDEVVQNIGTIARSGTREALEKLKESAGEGAGQLIGQFGVGFYSSFMVADRVDLVTRKAGTDEATRWSSAGGGSFTVSDAERDRPGTTITLHLKPADSENGIEDYTDRWVLQRLVRQHADFITYPILLPAEKPEEVPEGETPEPEKPLNSMKPIWARPPAEVTKEEYADFYRQISHDWSEPLETVHTRGEGLVEFQALLFIPSRGATELYYPGFKPNLRLYVKRMLVRENSEELLPRWLRWVRGAVDSPDLPLNVSREMLQSDRHVRQIRRTLTKKVMGTLEAMLEGDRAKYEGFWRELGRAVKEGVDSDWDNRDAILKLLLFGSSRDAEALITLQEYVARMPEAQKDIWYLTGTSREQIDGSPALEAFRDRGWEVLYLTDPVDELVVQSVTEFEGKRLRSAGKGAVELEEGEKKDAADEQKKEFEPFLEALRKRVDTWVKEVRLSGRLTKSPAVLVVSEHDYSPHLERMLAAGRGDGIRQRRILELNARHPLVQGLRRRFDANPDDSVVGDYAELLLGWSLLAEGSEPHDPVRFTQLVAGLMETGLGAAPAPQPAEESTPPGPAAEEAAASAE, via the coding sequence GTGTCCGAGCAGGCGCAGCAGTTCGCCTTCCAGGCCGAGGTGCAGCGGCTCCTCGACCTGGTCATCCACTCGCTGTACACCCACAAGGAGATCTTCCTTCGCGAGCTGGTTTCCAACGCATCCGACGCCATCGACCGGCTGCGCTTCGAGGCGCTGACCCGCCCCGAGCTTCTGCCGCAGGACCACGAGCCGAAGATCCGCCTCGTCCCCGACAGGGAGAACCGCACCCTCACCATCGAGGACGACGGGATCGGGATGACGCGCGACGAGGTGGTGCAGAACATCGGCACCATCGCCCGCTCGGGCACGCGCGAGGCGCTGGAGAAGCTGAAGGAGAGCGCGGGCGAGGGCGCCGGGCAGCTGATCGGGCAGTTCGGCGTGGGCTTCTACTCGTCGTTCATGGTGGCCGACCGCGTCGATCTCGTCACGCGCAAGGCGGGGACGGACGAGGCGACCCGGTGGTCGTCGGCGGGGGGCGGGTCGTTCACGGTGAGCGACGCGGAGCGTGACCGCCCGGGGACCACCATCACCCTGCACCTGAAGCCGGCCGATTCCGAGAACGGGATCGAGGACTACACCGACCGCTGGGTGCTGCAGCGCCTGGTGCGCCAGCACGCCGACTTCATCACCTACCCCATCCTCCTTCCCGCCGAGAAGCCGGAAGAGGTGCCCGAGGGCGAGACGCCGGAGCCCGAAAAGCCGCTCAACTCCATGAAGCCCATCTGGGCGCGGCCGCCGGCGGAGGTCACGAAGGAGGAGTACGCCGACTTCTACCGGCAGATCTCGCACGACTGGAGCGAGCCGCTGGAGACCGTGCACACCCGCGGCGAGGGGCTGGTGGAGTTCCAGGCGCTGCTCTTCATCCCCTCGCGCGGCGCCACCGAGCTGTACTACCCCGGCTTCAAGCCCAACCTGCGGCTGTACGTGAAGCGGATGCTGGTGCGCGAGAACAGCGAGGAGCTGCTCCCGCGCTGGCTGCGCTGGGTGCGCGGCGCGGTCGACAGCCCCGACCTGCCGCTGAACGTCTCTCGCGAGATGCTGCAGAGCGACCGCCACGTCCGCCAGATCCGCCGCACGCTGACGAAGAAGGTGATGGGGACGCTGGAGGCCATGCTGGAGGGCGACCGCGCGAAGTACGAGGGCTTCTGGCGCGAGCTGGGGCGCGCGGTGAAGGAGGGGGTGGACAGCGACTGGGACAACCGCGACGCCATTCTCAAGCTCCTCCTCTTCGGCTCGTCGCGCGACGCCGAAGCGCTGATCACGCTGCAGGAGTACGTGGCGCGGATGCCCGAGGCGCAGAAGGACATCTGGTACCTCACCGGCACCAGCCGCGAGCAGATCGACGGCTCGCCCGCGCTGGAGGCGTTCCGCGACCGCGGGTGGGAGGTGCTGTACCTGACCGACCCGGTGGACGAGCTGGTGGTGCAGTCGGTGACGGAGTTCGAGGGGAAGCGGCTGCGCTCGGCGGGCAAGGGCGCGGTGGAGCTGGAGGAGGGGGAGAAGAAGGACGCGGCGGACGAGCAGAAGAAGGAGTTCGAGCCGTTCCTGGAGGCGCTGCGGAAGCGGGTGGACACCTGGGTGAAGGAGGTGCGCCTCTCCGGCCGGCTGACGAAGTCGCCCGCGGTGCTGGTGGTGAGCGAGCACGACTACTCGCCGCACCTGGAGCGCATGCTGGCCGCCGGGCGGGGCGACGGGATCCGGCAGCGGCGCATCCTGGAGCTGAACGCCCGGCATCCGCTGGTGCAGGGCCTGCGCCGCCGCTTCGACGCCAACCCGGACGACTCCGTGGTGGGCGACTACGCCGAGCTGCTGCTGGGGTGGTCGCTGCTGGCCGAGGGCTCCGAGCCGCACGACCCCGTCCGCTTCACCCAGCTCGTCGCCGGGCTGATGGAGACGGGCCTGGGCGCCGCTCCCGCCCCGCAGCCGGCGGAGGAATCCACCCCGCCCGGGCCGGCGGCGGAGGAGGCGGCGGCCAGCGCGGAGTGA
- a CDS encoding fibronectin type III domain-containing protein: MHRTLRAFALASALATLASCDSAAPLSPLDVPGGPPSFTAGAAFPAPAGFTVEGPGLSGGTVTLSWEDLPGDQLYLVQWRQGEAGSWKSLVSTGANRTTVTTDSLSRSQPNYYRVAGLTADQRQVGEFSVGLLKPGAYARDAFMTSDTTASLNAWLRPNGSPATTWFEVGTDPALAGATQTPAEVVQPHPYLGILVVTRDMAVTPGTRYYYRFAASNAAGTSYGPILHFSSAPPAAPAGVTATFSAAPLTYPYGWSTLNTAAHNVKVQWTHDGSDVWRFRVQRRGVGSANWVQVTEAGASERSYVDEAFPVTADREYDYRVLACNRIGQCGASAEVRVLVKGLAPPAGFTATRLADGRVGMAWQDLASEDGYFVQWRAGETGNWQTLVSTGKNVTSYTTASVTAGVTNYYRVAGLANSFRMGAASEGSVAAGAGRSMQVQTGIFTLPSSTLSAMTATVTPNGLAATAWIEWGTDPSLSGAAQTSARAVGAGTNAVTFTDSVAVSPGVTYYYRAAASNSVGTVRGAIKSFYAGPPATPSLSAAFDPAGYRIATSWTHSGVGTPTRFRLERRTTGQTAWTQLVDYPTTYSSSYQDASFPANAARSYDYRVLACNASNECAPSSIVTVQTQPLAAPAGLQVARTATGVTLSWQNITGEVDFLVQWRTDPSAPWKTLVSTGANVTSYSTASATPGATNYYRVAGEASGFRVGVFSETSIAIP; this comes from the coding sequence ATGCACCGGACGCTGCGCGCATTCGCGCTCGCCTCGGCCCTCGCCACTCTCGCATCGTGCGATTCGGCCGCGCCGCTGTCGCCGCTGGACGTCCCGGGGGGGCCGCCGAGCTTCACCGCGGGGGCGGCGTTCCCCGCGCCCGCGGGCTTCACCGTGGAGGGGCCGGGGCTCTCGGGCGGCACGGTGACGCTGTCGTGGGAGGACCTCCCGGGCGACCAGCTGTACCTGGTGCAGTGGCGCCAGGGCGAGGCGGGGAGCTGGAAGTCGCTGGTGAGCACGGGCGCCAACCGGACCACGGTCACGACCGACAGCCTGTCCAGGTCGCAGCCCAACTACTACCGGGTCGCGGGGCTGACGGCGGACCAGAGGCAGGTGGGCGAGTTCTCCGTGGGGCTGCTGAAGCCCGGCGCCTACGCCCGCGATGCGTTCATGACGTCGGACACCACCGCCAGCCTGAATGCCTGGCTGCGCCCGAACGGAAGCCCCGCCACCACCTGGTTCGAGGTGGGCACCGACCCGGCGCTCGCGGGCGCCACGCAGACGCCCGCCGAGGTGGTGCAGCCGCACCCGTACCTGGGGATTCTGGTCGTGACCCGCGACATGGCGGTCACGCCCGGCACCCGGTACTACTATCGGTTCGCGGCCAGCAACGCCGCGGGAACCAGCTACGGGCCCATCCTGCACTTCAGCTCCGCGCCGCCCGCCGCCCCCGCGGGCGTCACGGCCACGTTCTCGGCGGCGCCGCTGACCTATCCGTACGGCTGGTCCACCCTGAACACGGCGGCGCACAACGTCAAAGTCCAGTGGACGCACGACGGGTCCGACGTCTGGCGGTTCCGGGTGCAGCGCCGGGGGGTGGGGTCGGCCAACTGGGTGCAGGTCACCGAGGCGGGGGCCTCGGAGCGCAGCTACGTGGACGAGGCGTTCCCCGTGACGGCGGACCGCGAGTACGACTACCGCGTGCTGGCCTGCAACCGCATCGGCCAGTGCGGGGCCTCGGCCGAGGTGCGCGTGCTCGTGAAGGGGCTCGCCCCGCCGGCCGGCTTCACGGCCACGCGCCTGGCCGACGGGCGCGTGGGGATGGCGTGGCAGGACCTGGCCAGCGAGGACGGGTACTTCGTGCAGTGGCGCGCGGGCGAGACGGGGAACTGGCAGACGCTGGTCAGCACCGGGAAGAACGTGACGTCGTACACCACCGCCTCAGTGACCGCGGGGGTGACCAACTACTACCGCGTGGCGGGCCTGGCGAATTCCTTCCGCATGGGCGCCGCCTCGGAGGGGTCGGTCGCGGCCGGCGCGGGGCGGAGCATGCAGGTGCAGACGGGGATCTTTACCCTTCCCTCGTCCACCCTCTCCGCCATGACGGCCACGGTCACGCCGAACGGGTTGGCGGCCACGGCGTGGATCGAGTGGGGCACGGACCCGTCGCTCTCCGGCGCGGCGCAGACGTCCGCGCGTGCGGTGGGGGCGGGGACGAACGCGGTGACGTTCACCGACAGCGTGGCGGTCTCGCCGGGGGTGACGTACTACTACCGCGCGGCCGCCTCCAACTCGGTGGGAACGGTGCGCGGCGCCATCAAGAGCTTCTACGCCGGGCCGCCCGCGACGCCGTCGCTCAGCGCGGCGTTCGACCCCGCGGGCTACCGGATCGCCACGTCGTGGACCCACTCCGGCGTGGGGACGCCCACCCGCTTCCGCCTGGAGCGTCGGACCACCGGGCAGACGGCGTGGACGCAGCTCGTGGATTATCCGACGACCTACTCGTCGTCGTACCAGGACGCGAGCTTCCCGGCGAACGCCGCGCGCTCGTACGACTACCGCGTGCTGGCGTGCAACGCCTCGAACGAGTGCGCGCCGTCGTCCATCGTCACGGTGCAGACGCAGCCGCTGGCCGCGCCGGCCGGGCTGCAGGTGGCGCGCACGGCCACCGGCGTGACGCTGAGCTGGCAGAACATCACCGGCGAGGTGGACTTCCTGGTGCAGTGGCGCACCGACCCGTCCGCCCCGTGGAAGACGCTGGTCAGCACGGGGGCCAACGTCACGTCCTACTCCACCGCCAGCGCAACCCCCGGCGCCACCAACTACTACCGCGTGGCCGGCGAGGCGTCGGGCTTCCGCGTGGGCGTCTTCTCCGAGACCTCCATCGCCATCCCGTGA
- a CDS encoding class I SAM-dependent methyltransferase, which translates to MTASATEPQVLSTTAGDFPLHEYHVRLGGREWALLHTGAILSHEEEERYLWEERDHKPYGIVLWPAAIALAHEIASRGEDFRGQRVLELGAGTGLPGIVAASLGARLVQTDKLELAMSVCRRNGERNGARGIDHRIVNWTEWDDDERYDWIIGSDVLYGEVMHPHLRAIFERNLAPGGRILLSDPFRKPSLKLLEALEADGWKIVLTKWNVGEEATPRPIGVFEMAPPR; encoded by the coding sequence ATGACCGCATCCGCGACCGAGCCGCAGGTGCTGAGCACCACCGCGGGCGACTTTCCGCTGCACGAGTACCACGTCCGGCTGGGCGGGCGGGAGTGGGCCTTGCTGCACACCGGCGCCATCCTCTCGCACGAGGAGGAGGAGCGCTACCTGTGGGAGGAGCGCGACCACAAGCCGTACGGCATCGTGCTGTGGCCCGCGGCCATCGCGCTGGCGCACGAGATCGCGTCGCGCGGAGAGGACTTCCGCGGGCAGCGGGTGCTGGAGCTGGGCGCGGGAACGGGGTTGCCGGGGATCGTGGCGGCGTCGCTGGGCGCGCGGTTGGTGCAGACCGACAAGCTGGAGCTGGCGATGTCCGTCTGCCGGCGCAACGGCGAGCGGAACGGCGCGAGGGGCATCGACCACCGCATCGTGAACTGGACGGAGTGGGACGATGACGAGCGGTACGACTGGATCATCGGCTCGGACGTGCTCTACGGCGAGGTGATGCACCCGCACCTCCGCGCGATCTTCGAGCGGAACCTGGCGCCGGGCGGCCGCATCCTCCTCTCCGACCCGTTCCGCAAGCCCAGCCTGAAGCTGCTCGAGGCGCTGGAGGCGGACGGCTGGAAGATCGTGCTCACCAAGTGGAACGTGGGCGAGGAGGCTACGCCGCGCCCGATCGGCGTGTTCGAGATGGCGCCGCCGCGATAG
- a CDS encoding FAD-binding dehydrogenase — protein MTHDADVIVVGAGLAGLVAAAELAEAGRRVIVLDQEPAQSLGGQAFWSFGGLFLVDSPEQRRMRIRDSRELALQDWLGSAGFDRDEDVWPRRWAEAYVDFAAGEKRAWLYERGVRFFPVVGWAERGGYLATGHGNSVPRFHVTWGTGPAVLDPFIRRVREAEARGLVTFRFRHRVDGLSVTGGAVDGVHGAVLEPSDVERGKPSSRTEVGTFELHAQAVVVTSGGIGGNHELVRRNWPPRMGPPPKRMISGVPAHVDGRMIGVAQEAGGRVINPDRMWHYTEGIQNWDPIWPMHGIRILPGPSSLWFDALGRRLPPPLFPGFDTLGTLEHIVRTGYDHTWFVLTQKIIEKEFALSGSEQNPDLTGKSVKKVASRVLPGAPPPVEAFKQKGADFVVAKTLAELVRGMNALTDEPLLDAADLEREITARDRQLDNPFCKDAQVTALRGARNYLGDKLIRVAKPHRILDSKAGPLIAVRLSILTRKTLGGLETDLSARVLRADGQPLPGLYAAGEAAGFGGGGMHGYRALEGTFLGGCIFSGRAAGRAAAGAVK, from the coding sequence ATGACCCACGACGCGGACGTGATCGTCGTCGGCGCCGGCCTGGCGGGGCTGGTGGCCGCGGCGGAGCTGGCGGAGGCGGGGCGGCGGGTGATCGTGCTGGACCAGGAGCCCGCGCAGTCGCTGGGCGGGCAGGCGTTCTGGTCGTTCGGCGGGCTGTTCCTGGTCGACAGCCCCGAGCAGCGGCGGATGCGCATCCGCGACTCGCGCGAGCTGGCGCTGCAGGACTGGCTGGGCTCCGCCGGCTTCGACCGCGACGAGGACGTGTGGCCGCGCCGCTGGGCCGAGGCGTACGTGGACTTCGCCGCGGGCGAGAAGCGCGCGTGGCTCTACGAGCGCGGCGTCCGCTTCTTTCCCGTGGTCGGCTGGGCGGAGCGCGGCGGCTACCTGGCCACCGGCCACGGCAACTCCGTCCCCCGCTTCCACGTGACCTGGGGAACGGGGCCCGCCGTGCTGGACCCGTTCATCCGCCGCGTCCGCGAAGCCGAGGCGCGCGGCCTGGTCACCTTCCGCTTCCGCCACCGCGTGGACGGGCTGAGCGTCACCGGCGGCGCGGTGGACGGGGTCCACGGCGCCGTGCTGGAGCCGAGCGACGTCGAGCGCGGGAAACCCAGCTCGCGCACGGAAGTCGGCACGTTCGAGCTCCACGCGCAGGCGGTGGTCGTCACCTCCGGCGGCATCGGCGGCAACCACGAGCTGGTGCGCCGCAACTGGCCGCCGCGCATGGGCCCGCCGCCGAAGCGGATGATCAGCGGCGTTCCCGCGCACGTGGACGGGCGGATGATCGGGGTCGCGCAGGAGGCGGGCGGGCGCGTCATCAACCCCGACCGCATGTGGCACTACACGGAGGGGATCCAGAACTGGGACCCGATCTGGCCCATGCACGGGATCCGCATCCTCCCCGGCCCGTCGTCGCTCTGGTTCGACGCGCTGGGGCGCCGCCTGCCGCCGCCGCTCTTTCCCGGCTTCGACACGCTGGGCACGCTGGAGCACATCGTCCGCACGGGGTACGACCACACCTGGTTCGTGCTGACGCAGAAGATCATCGAGAAGGAGTTCGCCCTCTCCGGCAGCGAGCAGAACCCCGATCTCACCGGGAAGAGCGTGAAGAAGGTGGCCAGCCGCGTCCTCCCCGGCGCCCCGCCGCCGGTGGAGGCGTTCAAGCAGAAAGGCGCCGATTTCGTCGTGGCGAAGACACTTGCCGAGCTGGTGCGGGGGATGAACGCGCTGACCGACGAGCCGCTGCTGGACGCCGCCGATCTGGAGCGCGAGATCACGGCGCGCGACCGCCAGCTGGACAACCCGTTCTGCAAGGACGCGCAGGTGACGGCGCTCCGCGGCGCCCGCAACTACTTGGGCGACAAGCTGATCCGCGTCGCCAAGCCACACCGCATCCTCGACTCGAAAGCGGGCCCGCTGATCGCCGTCCGCCTTTCCATCCTCACCCGCAAGACGCTGGGGGGGCTGGAGACGGACCTCTCCGCCCGCGTCCTCCGCGCGGACGGCCAGCCGCTCCCCGGCCTGTACGCCGCGGGCGAGGCGGCCGGCTTCGGCGGCGGCGGGATGCACGGCTACCGCGCGCTGGAAGGCACCTTCCTGGGCGGCTGCATCTTCTCCGGCCGGGCGGCGGGACGTGCGGCCGCCGGCGCAGTGAAGTGA
- a CDS encoding GNAT family N-acetyltransferase, with translation MADALEVRDVRPDERAAVRALTLAAYGEYEAVMEPSAWAGLRGALEAALDRASAAERIVALHRGALVGSVMLFPPAAEDYGGAADAAPWPELRLLAVSPDARGLGVGQALVDECVRRARAAGAADLGLHTSRSMRAALRMYERMGFVRAPEYDFHPEGAEVVWAYRLGLGDGDGSPGAE, from the coding sequence ATGGCGGACGCGCTGGAGGTCCGCGACGTGAGGCCGGACGAGCGGGCCGCCGTGCGCGCGCTGACGCTCGCCGCCTACGGCGAGTACGAGGCGGTGATGGAGCCCTCGGCGTGGGCCGGGCTGCGCGGCGCGCTGGAGGCCGCGCTGGACCGCGCGTCGGCGGCGGAGCGGATCGTGGCGCTGCACCGCGGCGCGCTGGTGGGCAGCGTGATGCTGTTTCCCCCCGCCGCCGAGGACTACGGCGGCGCGGCGGACGCGGCGCCCTGGCCGGAGCTGCGCCTGCTCGCCGTGTCGCCGGACGCGCGCGGACTGGGCGTGGGCCAGGCGCTGGTGGACGAGTGCGTGCGCCGCGCGCGGGCCGCGGGCGCGGCGGACCTGGGGCTGCACACGTCGCGCAGCATGCGCGCGGCGCTGCGGATGTACGAGCGCATGGGCTTCGTTCGCGCGCCGGAGTACGACTTCCACCCCGAAGGCGCCGAGGTCGTGTGGGCGTACCGGCTGGGGCTGGGGGATGGGGATGGATCGCCCGGCGCGGAATGA
- a CDS encoding glutathione S-transferase family protein, whose protein sequence is MTTTAQFPAETGADGAFVRQRYSIRDRITADGSSGFPAEAGRYHLYVSLACPWAHRAIIVRRLLGLEEVVSMSVVDPIRDERGWAFREGPGHGPDPVCSFQFLSEAYLRTDPSYTGRYTVPCIWDRVTGRLVTNNYPDITLDFETQFTAFHKPGAPELYPPHLREEIDAVNELVYQDVNNGVYRAGFAASQEKYEEAVTALFARLDWLEERLAGQRYLVGGQLTEADIRLFTTLARFDAVYVGHFKCNLRRLVDYPNLWGYARDLFQRPGFGETVDFDHIKRHYYMTHDRLNPSRIVPLGPIVDWTAPHERDRLA, encoded by the coding sequence ATGACTACCACGGCGCAGTTTCCGGCGGAGACGGGGGCGGACGGGGCGTTCGTGCGGCAGCGGTACTCGATCCGCGATCGCATCACCGCCGACGGATCGTCCGGCTTTCCGGCGGAGGCGGGGCGGTACCACCTGTACGTGTCGCTGGCGTGCCCGTGGGCGCACCGGGCCATCATCGTCCGCAGGCTGCTGGGGCTGGAGGAGGTCGTCTCCATGTCGGTGGTCGACCCCATCCGCGACGAGCGGGGATGGGCCTTCCGCGAGGGGCCGGGGCACGGGCCGGACCCCGTCTGCAGCTTCCAGTTCCTTTCCGAGGCGTATCTGCGGACCGATCCGTCGTACACCGGGCGCTACACCGTGCCCTGCATCTGGGACCGGGTGACGGGGCGGCTGGTGACGAACAACTATCCCGACATCACCCTCGACTTCGAGACGCAGTTCACCGCCTTCCACAAGCCCGGCGCGCCGGAGCTGTATCCCCCGCACCTGCGGGAAGAGATCGACGCCGTGAACGAGCTCGTCTATCAGGACGTGAACAACGGCGTGTACCGCGCCGGGTTCGCGGCGTCGCAGGAGAAGTACGAGGAAGCGGTGACGGCGCTCTTCGCGCGGCTGGACTGGCTGGAGGAGCGGCTGGCCGGGCAGCGCTACCTGGTGGGCGGCCAGCTCACCGAGGCCGACATCCGGCTGTTCACCACGCTGGCGCGCTTCGACGCGGTGTACGTGGGCCACTTCAAGTGCAACCTGCGGCGGCTGGTGGACTACCCCAACCTGTGGGGGTACGCCCGCGACCTGTTCCAGCGCCCCGGCTTCGGCGAGACGGTGGATTTCGACCACATCAAGCGCCACTACTACATGACGCACGACCGGCTGAACCCGTCGCGCATCGTGCCGCTGGGCCCCATCGTGGACTGGACGGCGCCGCACGAGCGAGATCGGCTGGCGTGA